A DNA window from Synchiropus splendidus isolate RoL2022-P1 chromosome 2, RoL_Sspl_1.0, whole genome shotgun sequence contains the following coding sequences:
- the pou4f2 gene encoding POU domain, class 4, transcription factor 2, with protein sequence MMMMSLNSKQPFAMAHTSLPEPKYSLHSSSSSTSIATSSSCASSRHSSTIISSSGRACLPTPPSNIFGGLDESLLARAEALAAVDIVSQTKSHHHPPHHSPFKPDATYHTMNSLPCTSSSSSSVPISHPSALAGHHHHHHHHHHHQPHQALEGDLLDHITPGLALGAMAGPDGSVVSTPAHPAHMAGMNHMHQAAINMAHAHGLPPHMGMNDVDADPRDLEAFAERFKQRRIKLGVTQADVGSALASLKIPGVGSLSQSTICRFESLTLSHNNMIALKPILQAWLEEAEKSHREKLNKPELFNGAEKKRKRTSIAAPEKRSLEAYFAIQPRPSSEKIAAIAEKLDLKKNVVRVWFCNQRQKQKRMKYSACV encoded by the exons tcctcctcgtcctccacaTCCATCGCCACGTCCTCCTCCTGCGCTTCCTCCCGCCACAGCAGCAccatcatcagcagcagcggcagagcCTGTCTCCCAACCCCACCG AGCAATATATTCGGAGGATTGGATGAGAGTTTGTTGGCCCGGGCTGAAGCTCTAGCGGCGGTGGATATAGTCTCGCAGACCAAGAGCCACCACCACCCTCCACACCACAGCCCCTTCAAGCCGGACGCCACCTACCACACCATGAACTCTCTCCCCTgcacctcctcgtcctcctcctccgtgcCTATCTCTCACCCCTCCGCCTTGGCTggacaccaccatcaccaccaccatcatcaccaccaccagccCCACCAGGCGCTGGAAGGAGACCTCCTGGACCACATAACGCCGGGGCTGGCGCTCGGAGCCATGGCAGGACCGGATGGCTCCGTGGTCTCCACGCCGGCGCACCCAGCTCACATGGCGGGCATGAACCACATGCACCAGGCGGCTATCAACATGGCACACGCCCACGGGCTGCCCCCTCACATGGGCATGAACGACGTGGACGCCGATCCACGGGACTTGGAAGCCTTCGCGGAGAGGTTTAAGCAAAGACGGATCAAACTCGGGGTGACCCAGGCGGACGTGGGGTCAGCGTTAGCCAGCTTGAAGATCCCCGGCGTGGGGTCCCTCAGTCAGAGCACCATCTGCCGATTCGAGTCGCTGACGCTGTCCCACAACAACATGATCGCGCTGAAACCCATCCTGCAAGCCTGGCTGGAGGAAGCCGAGAAGTCGCACCGGGAGAAACTAAACAAGCCCGAGTTGTTCAACGGAGCCGAGAAGAAGCGCAAGCGCACGTCGATAGCGGCGCCGGAGAAGCGCTCACTGGAGGCCTACTTCGCCATCCAGCCGCGACCCTCCTCCGAGAAAATCGCAGCCATCGCAGAGAAGCTGGACCTGAAAAAGAACGTGGTTCGGGTCTGGTTCTGCAACCAGcgacagaaacagaaacgaaTGAAGTACTCTGCATGTGTctaa